Proteins encoded within one genomic window of Moritella sp. Urea-trap-13:
- a CDS encoding Ig-like domain-containing protein, protein LSNDTDAESDNLTAIKVSEPANGSLTLNSNGTFSYTHDGSETTTDSFSYKVNDGTVDSNTVTVSINIAAQNDTPVALVDSYSVDEGATLNGSTVLSNDSDGDNDNLTAIKVSEPANGSLTLNSNGS, encoded by the coding sequence ATTAAGCAATGATACGGATGCTGAGAGCGACAATTTAACCGCCATCAAAGTCAGCGAGCCTGCGAATGGGTCGTTAACACTCAACAGTAACGGTACGTTTAGTTATACCCATGATGGCAGTGAAACCACGACGGATTCATTTAGCTATAAAGTCAATGATGGCACGGTCGATTCGAATACCGTGACAGTGTCCATCAACATTGCTGCACAAAATGATACGCCAGTGGCGCTGGTTGATAGTTACAGTGTTGATGAAGGCGCTACGCTGAATGGTTCAACGGTCTTGAGCAATGATAGCGACGGCGATAATGATAACTTAACCGCCATCAAAGTCAGCGAGCCTGCGAATGGGTCGTTAACACTGAACAGTAATGGTAGT